A single window of Sphaerodactylus townsendi isolate TG3544 linkage group LG05, MPM_Stown_v2.3, whole genome shotgun sequence DNA harbors:
- the FKBP1A gene encoding peptidyl-prolyl cis-trans isomerase FKBP1A, with translation MLEDGKKFDSSRDRNKPFKFVMGKQEVIRGWEEGVAQMSVGQRAKMIISPDYAYGSTGHPGIIPPHATLIFDVELMKLE, from the exons ATGCTGGAGGATGGGAAGAAGTTTGACTCCTCCCGTGACAGGAATAAGCCGTTCAAGTTTGTGATGGGCAAGCAGGAGGTCATCCGTGGCTGGGAAGAAGGGGTTGCCCAG ATGAGCGTCGGGCAGCGGGCCAAGATGATCATCTCGCCAGACTACGCCTACGGCTCCACCGGCCACCCAGGAATCATCCCCCCCCACGCCACTCTAATTTTCGACGTGGAGCTTATGAAATTGGAATGA